The DNA region TCTGCAACCCGGCCATGTCGATTTCTATATGCGTTACCTAGATGAGCGGGTGCAGCAGCTGAGATCATTGTGCCGTCCATTGCCCCGAGACAGTTCTACAAAATTGGGATCATATAACGCATCTCAAGCAGAACATACATATAACATGGAtagttgaaattaaaattggTTATCAGATCTTTTAGTACCTATACCCTTTTAGTTCCCATAAATTCCTCCTGGTTGCTTTTATTTATTGAGGATTATTATACATTAACTAGCGATTAATGTAATGCTATGCGGAAATAATATTGAcgtgtttttttaatgatgttaaaaaaaggaaaaaataacttTTCTCAATAATAATACTTTATATCCGCCTTTGTATCCCTATTAGGCATGTACATCGTAGTAACCCTATCACAATCTTTTAATTACACAAAAAATCGAAAAAAGACGAGAAGTGTTTACCTGAAACCATGGATAGTTGTGCCGATTGGATGCAATGTATGGATGGACCCCAACTGTGTGTGTATGCCTAATCACACTCCTCCCTAACTCATGCACTGCCCGCGTCACTGTCTTTACATGCCGGTTAATAGTCTCAGTTGAATGTTGAAAGCGGTCCGCAACGACACGTTGACCTTGTCCATGACCAACAATAAGGCAGAAGATGGCCAATGATTCCTCCAACTCGGATCTCTCAGTAGGCTCCATTATCAATGTATCCCACAAAACTTGACATATATACTCGAATGCGGTAACTTCCATGCGAAACATTTCAACGCAGGTCCGAGGGTTCCCATTCAAAACCCCCTGGATATATTGATCCCCCCGAAGGCCAATATTGTGTTAGGGCATAGGGTATCAACGACGATTGTTCTCATTTGTCATCCACATCAGCCACACCATGTACGCCTCCTCTAGGGCATCAGCATCTCCATCTCCTAGAAAAGGATGATCATCGTCTGGGAATTCATTATCGGACATTCTGAAAGTAATTATTGTGGGCGTGcattaaataaattttccaaCTCAAGTAATAGGGATATCTATGCAAAATCATTCCATGTACTTAATagcataaattttataaaaaaactcatCAAAGTAGCAGTAGCAAGCCGTCATTGTCTGAATAAACATACATAACGAAATGATAACTATGGTTTTAAGATTCAAATGTTCTCGATAAAGGTGGTCAACTAAACAcgtgcaaataaattaaacccTAAAAGATCTATTAAAACAGTCATCAACAAGAACACCCAGTTATAAATTCCAGGCCCACTCTGCTCTGCGCTTCGCAGAGATCGCAACGAATGACCTCTGCAAGTCGTCATCACCGGTTAATTTATTAAAGGCCTTGTGCCATTGATCAAAAGGCAGGCGAGGCTCAACTTTGTCAAGCAACTGAAAGCAGTGCGTACGAGTATCGGTAGACACAACACCTTCAATCTCCATGCTGTTGTCTCTACTACGCTTCGAGGCCCTCCACTCCTCTACGGCCATTCTCCTCGCCGCAGAACTTTTCTCAATTGCCTCCAAGGTCCTGCTCATTTGTTCATTCATGACAGCTGAGTGGGAAGGCCCGGCCCTCTGGCGTCGACGAGATCCACTACTGTATGCGACGGATAATGGTCATCTTGATTGCGTGGAACTATACATGGGAGAAGGTGGTAATGGGCCCCCTTCATCATCTTGGCATGGACTTTCTCGGTTTCGCAGCTCCTCGTCAAGTAGGTCCTCCTCCTCACTAGTTGGGGTGGGCTCAGTCGATGCTCGATGGAGGGTTCCCATAGCAAAAGAACACCCAAAGATAGTACATAGCTCTTCATACCGAGGGCATCCATTAGTCTTAAAATTCTTGAATGAGTTTCTCacctaaaaaaataacaaaaatacgTATATAATACAAATTAGTATTATTTGTAAGCTCGGGCAGCAAGAAGTTTGTCATATTGACATAAAGATATGTACCCTGATTGCGTTTGCCCAGTGTTCCTCGCTAGCCACTGGAGCCTTCCTATCTGGATCCCAACCCAACCCTGTTTGCTTCATCAGATCTGTGAATTCTCTCTGCCTTCTTTTCAGGCGAGCAATTTTTCCTTTGACTTGCTCAGAGTTAAACTTCTTCGTCTCATAATCGGACAATCGTTCAGCAAGCCAAACATGGTCATTGTGGGTGATCTTTCCAGCCCGAATTCTTCCGGCAATGGAATCATCgtacaagaaattaatgagCACATCCTCCATCCCATCATCCCACAATAGCCGATCACGTATCACTTCATTCGGGTCATCCATATGGTGCTAACAGATGTTCAAAAAGTAAACCGAGTACTATAGTGCATTTGCATAGAATGACCCATAATAGGACTAATGTGCATTATGATAACATCATAACCGACGTGGTAGATATAGATATGTATATGAAAATAATACGGGTGAGTGTTCTATAAGAACTCTATCATTTATAGTATGTACATAAGCATAGCATGGCCTTCctattattttaatacaaagaaacaccattatacataaataataaatgaaaaatgttaCCTGTCGAGATGATGACGTAGATGATGAGCGCAAGTAGTAAGGCTACACAACATAAAACCATGTGAGAagttaggaaaaaaataaattaaacacgggTTAAACTGACATCTGTTATCTCAACAAGTTTTTGGGTTTCATAACAATAAATTGAAGGTGATAAACAAGTTGGATACTTTAGTCTATCCAGGGAGTGTAGATACTTCAAAACTCTCTCCATTTTAGCTGACACAAAATTTCGTTTCTAGTAATAATACAATGCATCCCTCATAAAGAACTTGGCTACTCTGGTTTAAACAATGATtgcagaaaaaaatagaaaatatacacaaaatcaCGTGAGTAGTTGATGTTTGGTGGGGGGCTCGTTTCTTTTCGAATTTTACATCGTTCCTACTCTTCACCAAGGGAGGTGATCTATAGCCTTGCCTATTGGCTGGGCATTACTTAGCCTTTAAGAGCATTGGATTGGCAATGATTCAAATTAGTATCGACACTAGTGATATGAGAAATTTCTTAGAAAATTTCTGTATTTTCTCATTAATTACTATAATgtgtttctctattttcttaaaaaacattattttctaGTCTAGGATCAGTTTTTAAAGATTATAGCATCCACCATACTCTGGCAGTATCAAATATAGAAAAGGTCTCTAACGTAATGCCTAAGTAACATTAAACAACATAGGTAATTTATTTATCACTCCCTTTGGGTAGATTTCTGGTTACTCCTCAATGTTTTAGCATGTTGTTAAAACAGGATTTGTACAAGTAGCAATGAGTTTTATACAAGTATAGAAATCCAAGTCCATCATCTGAAGCTCCATATATGTACACATTTGCTTCGTAATACATCATACTCGCACACTTGACAATGACCTGAAAGGGATAACCCAATAATAGTCTAATTTTACCACTTTTGTAGAACCTGGTATGTTATTTTAAGGTGCTACCAGTTGTGACCTAGATATGGGCATGAATCTCTACTTCATACGCAATCGGGAGGCTTATTCAGGAAAGTCCAACAACAACTACACCCTCCAGGTTTTGAAGGAAATGCAAGTTACGGATTCAGCCAAGCAAGCAAAACAGATTCTATTATACATGTTATGACAGTGATCAGCATAAGTGAACGAGAGACAGAGACAAAGATGAGACAAAGAGAGAAGAAAGTAGAGGACATTCAAGAAACAGCCTCATACAATACGTGATAATTGTATTCAATTATTCAGCCAACAAATTTCACCAACATTCCAAAATTACATCAATTAATGGGGGCCAAGAAGGTTACCTGGTAGGACCTTGTCCTACGACCTGTGGTGGTCCACAACTGACGGCGACGAAGGGGAGGTTTGTGAgcaccagatttttttttatggagttCATGGGAATTTTTCCGGCCAGCTTGAGGTGAATGCTTTTATACACCATTTgttgtttgaaaaatgagaaaagctGCAGAAAATCGTACAAAGAATCCACACGTTCGTATTGTGTACATAGAGGTCAGATCACTCACCCTCCAGGCTGATAAGAAACAGCCTTTACGGAGAGATTCCGCTCTAATATAAAGAGGAGATGGTGTCCTATACATGGGTTTTCTGTACTGATATTCGCACGGCTTCAACATTGATACCAATCAATCGAGCGAAAAATATCAGCCAGAGTTGGGTGTGTCAAATATTCGCACGGCCATGAAAACATTCCGAACAATGAAGGTacataaaataagatgaatttggGCATGTTTTGTAAAAATCGAATCACATCAAATTACACAGAAAAATCTACTAGGTCACTGGTAATCTCACCTTCAAGCCATCGATAGTCTCAAGCTTTCCTCACCTTCTTTCACCAGCACATGCGTATAGAGTGGAAACAAACTCAGCAGCGTGACCAACAAATGCTGAGGAAGGATTTCAGCAGTTGGGGATTTCTTCATTTTTGGAAGAAGGGAGTCGTGTGAGTATTGTTGCAGCTGGGTTTCATTGTCTACTTTCTTTTTGAAGTGACTTGAGAAAGAGTGCTGCAGTGAGCAAGATGCTTTGGTAACCGGGAAAGTCCACAACGGTAGCCTACACTCAAGGACAGTACTTATAAAAACAACACTGTTCCTGTCAGACTTTCAACTCGAATTGAGACTCAAAATTTTCGGTTTTATCTTATCCTGCAGTGGCGTTTGGTAATGTGGTTTCAGCTGAGTTGAAAACTGAGATAAGAATTTCATATCTTATCTCAGTGGCCAAACAGTACCTGAATAGGGAGGGCTAGggatcttaattattttttcccttCTACAGTTCCACTTAACATGATCATGAGATATTGGTCGTGAAGATTCCTTTAGACAATGCTCTGATCTATAAGTAGGAATGTGGGAAAGTTTGAGAACACAAGATCGAGAATGTGAAAACGGACACGAAATTCAAAATCCCAGTGCAGATGATATAGAGCATAGCTGGTTCTCTAAAAGTGTCTTTTTCTCTGATCTTTTGTTTTGGCCTGTGTTATGACGTTATGCACATTTCAAGGGAGAATTTTTTCGTTGTAACCTTGCTAAGCTCGATCTGGTACAACCGCCATGCATGTGAGCGATCAATGCAGACACCAAAGAGTACGTACACAAATTGCAGTTAAAATATAGGCATATGGTCTGCTGGCGGCCTCTATTTCTCGGCCACCATCttatagtttttgttttcttgtgtgTGATTTTGGATTTATTGCTCGGAAATCTGAGAATTTTTTGTACTTTTGAAGCAGAAAACGGGGGTGAATAGAGTCAAAGTTGGAATTTGTGCGAGGATACGTCACCTCCACAAAATAGTAGTAAAgaagaatttatatttttaccttCATTTTCCTTCGATTCATGAGTTTAATGCTATATACGCCGGACTTTCCATCAACATATATGATTAATTCACAAAAatatgtaatagtatatatttatctcttaagatttaaaaaattaacactaTATACAGTCATGAAGTAtacaaatatcatataattatttaaaaaaaataaaataaaatttattattgaaaaaataatttttttatataaattctgtattaatttatattttttaaaataattatatgatactttatatttattattataaatattatttttcataaaaatatatatatattaatttattttgtccccctctcttttttttcccagCTCTATGACGTACAGCTTGTTCTTGACTTTTACGTACACCATATTGAGAACGATGAAATTATTTGACGTAGATTTTGAAGTGAAAGGTAATGAAAATTGCTGGAAATTAATAATAGATGATGATTGGATCATTGAATTAGAtaagatattaattttttatttttaaaataaatatttagtcTGTAATATTCTTCCTTGACTTAAAAATGATTCTTTTTATCGGTGTATCGGCATACATTCTAGTTGTTatattttcatgtttttatttttttgaattaagGATCAAGATAAAATAGTAGTGAGAATCCTCTTGAGTTAGACCGGATTAACAAAAAATAGTACACATTTTTCAACTACGGTTTTAAGTCGTAGTTTAATAGCTattcatcatattattttaaaatcgcTTTAAGCGACATCTCCTTAATAAAATTGGGTGGCAGCCAAGTTTTTAGTtataaaattcacttttttttgttgttgtttttgtttgtttttagatgACTATTAGGAACTTTCACTCTTCTGAAATCTTGTATTAtgtaattacataattatatatatatatatatatatatataatattgcttgttaaaaaaataaggatTTCAAAAGTACTTCGAACTGGCATCATAGGCATCATAAAATGAAATCACAGTCACATGAATTGGATTATTTTTCGAACTAAACGTACAaaagaaaggtaaaaaaaaaaaaaaaaaaagtgtttgcctcttttttgtcttttgaCGACTGTAGATATGCAGGTTGAAGATCATGGTGATGGCAGGTTTTGAAAGAAAACGCACCAATAAAAATGTGTGGTACATAAAGTAACACAAGTACAGCAACCAGCCCTAGTGCTATCAATCCCGCACAGTTAGTCttctttattataaaatgtGGGGTacataaataatgaataaaaatatttaattatttaaaaagaataaaattgataaaaaaataaacaaatataatatgtaatatgtaaagatgataaatagtaaaacttatttaattaatttaatttttgttcttaaaaataaaaactttgacATTTTGTTCATGTACCGAACTAAaatgtaatgttatatattcattgtttatttatttattatatttccatcatcttgaaatataacattaaatagttaaaaattatttattatatttagttactatttattaattatttgatattacaTTATGACATAATTTTAAGGGAATGAGAACACATAGGGAGAATTTCTaccattataaaaaatttttataaaaataaatttataaattaacgtgattttatttaatctattatatttattttataataaaaaattttataatataatataccatATCAAAATAagtaaactttttataaaattgttttaTAACTAAAGTATTAAATGGTATCTTTAAAAATCTGGATttgcattatttatttttttagtattatttatttaaaaaaaaaagccatatATAAGCAATTAGCTGGTTTCCAATCAAGACATGACACCTCTAGAAATGTAATGATTATTTAATCAATCTGACTTTCCCTACACGTTCATGGTTCATGCATTTTGCATCGTAAGCATATgaattattaatatgatttagtCATATGTTCAAATTGATAATCATTTAAGTCACCTTTCTTTTACTGTTTTTTGGCTCCATGACACGTGGGTTTTCAAGTCTCTACTAATATTTCAAcatcattttatgaaaattttgggGATTAAATGTGTAGGAGATCGGTACGAAGGAGCAAAGGCATGTGCAAACAgtcataatttcaaataattgaTGTGGCGATCAACAAAAGAGACCGACCTAAAAAGGATCCTACGAGAGAGGCACATTGGTGTGTACGGTGGTTGAGCTGGACCAGGCCACTGAGTTATGAAATATTACGTATAGTAATtgagtatataaatatttaccATTTAATATCGAAAGAGACGACTTGTCGCATATTTCTTTGCTTCAACTTTTTCTGTATCATATTTATTCTGTAAGACTTTCCAAATCTTCTTTACAGAGGAGTAAATGGTATTGTAGAAATCATAAAATTGATCAGCAAGACAATTTAAAAGGTAATATCGATAGTTATACTCATCTATTGTATATTTCTCAATCTTTTCTTCATGAGTTTTGACTTGTGCTTTATTCATGCTTTCGGTAGTGATCTTATTTGGATTTTTCACTGGGAGAACATATGAGACGTTAAGAAGACTTAGATAGAAGAACACCTTGTACCATCTCTTGAAATGAGCTCTGTTGAAGCGGAATGGCTTGTTGAGATCTTCAACATTTTTTGTAGATTTTTCGTTTGTAAGCTCCATATGTGATTCTCTTAAAAATTGTTAGTGAAATAtactgtaaaaaaataaaaaaattacaatgaaatgaaaaataaaaaacgaaaTCAAATTAGATTGAGGCACCAAAATGTTGCTCTTTAAAAAGATTCAAGCCCTCTGCGGTGTGTAAAGTTTCAATTGAATCAGTACAATAGACCTCCTCTTAACTTATCTCCTTCAAAATACAACAACTCAACTGATTATCATATAGCTCGAATAAACtctatacaaattattgaactCAATGCTCCTCTTAAAATAACGCCTCTCTTTTATCTAGGAAGTCTCAATATCTCAAGAGACTAATATCTTGTTTTCATCACAcgtataatgatgaagaaatgaattttttcTACATCTTGCTACATACAACCCTCGCCACGTATTTATAGAGTTTTAAAAGCCATAAAACTGAACGTTGGTGACTTGGTCCTCTTAAATTAGATCTCACACGTGCctcctaaaatatataaagcAAACCAACAACCAACGGCTAGAGGATTTGAAGAattctagttttttttatataaaaactgaaaaagaaataagagagagaaaagaacgaCGGCATCACATAAGTCTGCTTTCACATAGCTGCTAAAAGCAAATAAAGCAAGATTTTACTATAGATTAGACGGTTGTTGActagaaaagaaatgaatgcCAAAAAACAACCAAATAAATCTTAATgggaaaataaaagattttgtGGAAACCTCCCTCAACAAATTTTGAAGAGTTCAACGTCAAGCTATATAAAtttttactaaaatataatatattaaaaaatatcaacaaaaGCCAAATGTTATTTGCATATAAtctctatatataattacttttttttttttttttgataatcttGAGTGTCTGGCCAGCTTacgcgcacctcgactaatTTCAAGGGGCCCTAAAGTTAACAACCAGGTAAATCCTCCAGTGGCCCTGAAgggactcgaactagtgaccattgagaagcaaacccaaggcctgacCAATTGAGCTACCCCTCAGAGTTTATATATAATCACCTACAAAAGATATATTTGTATCGTTATACTATGTGATTTGTAGATCTGAAACAAGGAAGAATGGATATGGTGCTATGGTTTCCTCGGTCTGGAAGACAGCTGCTATGAACTATGGGTGCAATTATGGTGGTTTGGGTTTGCCGAACGAGTTGCTCCCGGTGAGTTTTTTTCTCCGAAATTTCACTTTCCAtcgaagagagagagtggttaattttttctttgagaCTTTGCCTCTCCACCAACGTACGACATGCGATGATTGGGCTTGTTTTCCGTCTAAGGGAGGGAGGGATTATCGAATGGGTTTTCTTATGGAAGGGGGAAGGCGAACGGGTTTCTAAAAGAAGGGGGGAGGGGACGAATGGGTTTCTTCTTTAAGGGATTTATGTTATGGTGTGTGCAGGTGTAGAATAGATTTGTGTGAGTTGCTGATGTGTCAGTCATTTTTTGGTGTCCATTTAACTCTACCTATCGGACCGTTCGGCCTGAAGAGggattgtttctttttttgctcG from Carya illinoinensis cultivar Pawnee chromosome 6, C.illinoinensisPawnee_v1, whole genome shotgun sequence includes:
- the LOC122312760 gene encoding uncharacterized protein LOC122312760, with product MSDNEFPDDDHPFLGDGDADALEEAYMGVLNGNPRTCVEMFRMEVTAFEYICQVLWDTLIMEPTERSELEESLAIFCLIVGHGQGQRVVADRFQHSTETINRHVKTVTRAVHELGRSVIRHTHTVGVHPYIASNRHNYPWFQNCLGAMDGTMISAAAPAHLGNAYRNRHGRVAENVLCACDFDMNFTYVYTGWEGTAHDARIFLDALSRPDNQFTWPAPGYYYLVDAAFPCIEMFMLPYPRERYHRSDRYNEDGFWGYKDYFNY
- the LOC122312761 gene encoding uncharacterized protein LOC122312761, with translation MDDPNEVIRDRLLWDDGMEDVLINFLYDDSIAGRIRAGKITHNDHVWLAERLSDYETKKFNSEQVKGKIARLKRRQREFTDLMKQTGLGWDPDRKAPVASEEHWANAIRVRNSFKNFKTNGCPRYEELCTIFGCSFAMGTLHRASTEPTPTSEEEDLLDEELRNRESPCQDDEGGPLPPSPMTLEAIEKSSAARRMAVEEWRASKRSRDNSMEIEGVVSTDTRTHCFQLLDKVEPRLPFDQWHKAFNKLTGDDDLQRSFVAISAKRRAEWAWNL